The following proteins are co-located in the Parafannyhessea umbonata genome:
- a CDS encoding BMC domain-containing protein produces MASTTEALGMIETKGMIGSVEAADAMVKAANVRLIGKERVGGGLVTVFVRGDVGAVKAATDAGAAAAQRVGELLSVHVIPRPDGMVESILPHAAE; encoded by the coding sequence ATGGCAAGCACCACTGAGGCACTCGGCATGATCGAGACCAAGGGCATGATCGGATCCGTCGAGGCGGCGGACGCGATGGTCAAGGCGGCAAACGTCCGTCTCATCGGCAAGGAGCGCGTCGGCGGCGGCCTCGTGACCGTCTTCGTCCGCGGCGACGTGGGCGCCGTGAAGGCCGCGACCGACGCGGGCGCCGCCGCGGCGCAGCGCGTGGGCGAGCTGCTGAGCGTCCACGTGATCCCGCGCCCGGACGGAATGGTGGAGTCCATCCTGCCGCACGCCGCGGAGTAG
- a CDS encoding BMC domain-containing protein — MASMTEALGMIETKGLIGSVEAADAMVKAANVKLVGKELVGGGLVTVFVRGDVGAVKAATDAGAAAAQRVGELLSVHVIPRPDGMVESILPHAAE, encoded by the coding sequence ATGGCAAGCATGACAGAGGCACTCGGCATGATCGAGACCAAGGGCCTGATCGGCTCCGTCGAGGCGGCGGACGCGATGGTGAAGGCCGCGAACGTGAAGCTCGTGGGCAAGGAGCTCGTCGGAGGCGGCCTCGTGACCGTCTTCGTCCGCGGCGACGTGGGCGCCGTGAAGGCCGCGACCGACGCGGGCGCCGCCGCGGCGCAGCGCGTGGGCGAGCTGCTGAGCGTCCACGTGATCCCGCGCCCGGACGGAATGGTGGAGTCCATCCTGCCGCACGCCGCGGAGTAA
- a CDS encoding BMC domain-containing protein yields MSNTTEALGMIETKGLIGSVEAADAMVKAANVKLVGKELVGGGLVTVFVRGDVGAVKAATDAGAAAAQRVGELLSVHVIPRPDGMVESILPHAE; encoded by the coding sequence ATGTCGAACACCACTGAGGCACTCGGCATGATCGAGACCAAGGGCCTGATCGGCTCCGTCGAGGCGGCGGATGCGATGGTGAAGGCCGCGAACGTGAAGCTCGTGGGCAAGGAGCTCGTCGGAGGCGGCCTCGTGACCGTCTTCGTCCGCGGCGACGTGGGCGCCGTGAAGGCCGCGACCGACGCGGGCGCCGCCGCGGCGCAGCGCGTGGGCGAGCTGCTGAGCGTCCACGTGATCCCGCGCCCGGACGGAATGGTGGAGTCCATCCTGCCGCACGCCGAGTAG
- a CDS encoding acetaldehyde dehydrogenase (acetylating): MQEFDYDLQSIQAARDLARKGQVAANQIANYSVEQIDRILRAMVEVAEKNAKQLAEMAVEETTFGNVHDKIYKNHMASGLLYEQIKDAKTIGVIDVDEKKQVITIAEPVGLVMGIVPSTNPTSTVLYKSMIALKSRNAIVFSPHPKAAKCTNLAIKLMNDAAVAAGAPENVIQGVSLATIAATNELMHAPEVKMIIATGGPGMVKAAYSSGKPALGVGAGNSPSYIERTANVHDAVRQIMASKTFDNGTICASEQSVICETCNHDEVVAEFKSQGGYFMSEEECKKVCKILFRNGHSMSPNFVGHAALDIAKAAGICVPADTKVLIGEQHGVGPEWPLSYEKLTTVLGFYTVADWHEACDLSIALLQNGIGHTMNIHTEDKEIVRKFSVKPASRILINTGGTQGGTGLSTGLDVALTLGCGTWGGSSVSENVGPQHLINVKRVANGIIEPDMVAAADETFAKWHPELAAEYGCTSHATCGCAATSCGESAKSDLGIDMPVGHGVSGISYSVGCNSCGGHAEPESQERKGDTIDAAELKKMVNELVAAFRGE, translated from the coding sequence ATGCAGGAATTCGATTACGATCTTCAGAGCATCCAGGCCGCCCGCGACCTTGCGCGCAAGGGCCAGGTTGCCGCGAACCAGATTGCAAACTACAGCGTCGAGCAGATCGACCGCATCCTTCGCGCCATGGTCGAGGTTGCCGAGAAGAACGCGAAGCAGCTTGCCGAGATGGCCGTCGAGGAGACGACCTTCGGCAACGTCCACGACAAGATCTACAAGAACCATATGGCCTCCGGCCTGCTTTACGAGCAGATCAAGGACGCGAAGACCATCGGCGTCATCGATGTGGACGAGAAGAAGCAGGTCATCACGATAGCGGAGCCGGTCGGTCTTGTGATGGGCATCGTCCCCTCCACCAACCCCACCTCGACGGTGCTCTACAAGTCGATGATCGCGCTTAAGTCTCGCAACGCCATCGTCTTCTCCCCGCACCCGAAGGCCGCCAAGTGCACGAACCTTGCCATCAAGCTCATGAATGACGCCGCCGTTGCCGCGGGAGCCCCCGAGAACGTCATTCAGGGCGTGAGCCTGGCGACGATTGCCGCGACGAACGAGCTCATGCACGCGCCCGAGGTCAAGATGATCATCGCGACCGGTGGTCCCGGCATGGTGAAGGCAGCCTACAGCTCCGGCAAGCCCGCGCTGGGCGTCGGCGCCGGCAACTCGCCCTCGTACATCGAGCGCACCGCGAACGTGCATGACGCGGTTCGCCAGATCATGGCGTCCAAGACGTTCGACAACGGCACCATCTGCGCCTCCGAGCAGAGCGTCATCTGCGAGACCTGCAACCACGACGAGGTCGTCGCGGAGTTCAAGAGCCAGGGCGGCTACTTCATGTCGGAGGAGGAGTGCAAGAAGGTCTGCAAGATCCTGTTCCGCAACGGCCACTCCATGAGTCCAAACTTCGTGGGCCACGCCGCCCTCGACATCGCAAAGGCTGCCGGCATCTGCGTCCCCGCAGACACGAAGGTGCTCATCGGCGAGCAGCATGGCGTCGGTCCCGAGTGGCCGCTCTCTTACGAGAAGCTCACGACCGTCCTGGGCTTCTACACCGTCGCCGACTGGCATGAGGCGTGCGACCTGTCCATCGCGCTGCTCCAGAACGGCATCGGCCACACGATGAACATCCACACGGAGGACAAGGAGATCGTCCGCAAGTTCTCCGTCAAGCCCGCCTCGCGCATCCTCATCAACACCGGCGGAACCCAGGGTGGCACCGGCCTCTCCACGGGTCTGGACGTCGCGCTGACCCTTGGCTGCGGCACCTGGGGCGGAAGCTCCGTTTCCGAGAACGTTGGTCCGCAGCACCTCATCAACGTGAAGCGCGTCGCCAACGGCATCATCGAGCCGGACATGGTCGCCGCCGCCGACGAGACGTTCGCGAAGTGGCACCCTGAGCTCGCGGCCGAGTACGGCTGCACGTCGCACGCGACCTGCGGCTGCGCCGCGACGTCCTGCGGCGAGAGCGCCAAGAGCGACCTGGGAATCGACATGCCCGTGGGTCACGGCGTAAGCGGCATCAGCTACTCCGTCGGCTGCAACAGCTGCGGTGGTCACGCGGAGCCGGAGTCGCAGGAGCGCAAGGGCGACACCATCGACGCGGCCGAGCTCAAGAAGATGGTCAACGAGCTGGTGGCCGCTTTCCGCGGCGAGTAG
- a CDS encoding BMC domain-containing protein, translated as MNEALGMVETVGCVGAVEASDAMVKAAEVTLVGKVNVGGGIVTTFVRGDVAAVKAATDAGAAAAERVGELRSVHVIPRPHTDVEKIVPHQTA; from the coding sequence ATGAACGAGGCATTGGGAATGGTCGAGACCGTCGGCTGCGTGGGCGCAGTCGAGGCCAGCGATGCCATGGTGAAGGCCGCCGAGGTTACTCTGGTGGGCAAGGTCAACGTGGGTGGCGGCATCGTCACCACCTTCGTGCGCGGTGACGTGGCAGCCGTGAAGGCCGCGACAGACGCCGGGGCTGCCGCGGCCGAGCGCGTGGGCGAGCTTCGCTCCGTCCACGTGATCCCGCGCCCGCATACGGACGTCGAGAAGATCGTTCCCCACCAGACGGCGTAG
- a CDS encoding tetratricopeptide repeat protein → MELGAFYSELDRLYGEPGADVEGFLREALRRARLAGDMRGVASVANELGSVLRLRGDLRESEELYDEVLRMLEITGADDRDVARAVVNLGDVYVAQGRNVSAIEAFDRAERMLGDDDALELSAICNNRSSAYRALGRFSDARADLRRAGRLLDAVPGSEGRRATNAINLAQVLTDEGRIWEAAEVIAAALVTYETLGGGRDVHRPHALATAARIAYLRGDYAAAEAHYLKAAEVLRDKLGDAPNADALERRAGEMHALR, encoded by the coding sequence TTGGAGCTCGGGGCGTTCTACAGCGAGCTCGACCGCCTGTACGGCGAGCCGGGGGCTGACGTCGAGGGCTTCCTGAGGGAGGCCCTGCGGCGCGCCCGGCTCGCCGGGGATATGCGCGGTGTCGCGTCCGTCGCGAACGAGCTGGGCAGCGTACTGAGGCTGCGCGGGGATCTTCGCGAGTCGGAGGAGCTGTACGACGAGGTGCTGCGCATGCTCGAGATAACGGGTGCGGACGACCGAGACGTGGCGCGGGCGGTCGTGAACCTGGGTGACGTGTATGTTGCGCAGGGGAGGAACGTCTCCGCGATCGAGGCGTTCGACCGCGCGGAGCGGATGCTCGGTGATGATGACGCGCTGGAGCTGAGCGCGATTTGCAACAACCGGAGTAGCGCCTACCGGGCCCTCGGGCGGTTCTCGGACGCCAGGGCCGACCTGCGGCGCGCAGGTCGGCTGTTGGATGCGGTGCCAGGCTCCGAGGGCAGACGCGCGACGAACGCAATCAATCTCGCGCAGGTGCTGACCGACGAGGGGAGGATCTGGGAGGCGGCGGAGGTCATCGCTGCGGCCCTTGTCACGTACGAGACGCTGGGCGGCGGCCGTGACGTCCATCGCCCCCATGCCCTCGCGACGGCGGCGCGCATCGCGTATCTGCGCGGAGACTATGCAGCGGCAGAGGCGCACTACCTCAAGGCCGCGGAGGTCCTGCGCGACAAGCTGGGCGACGCGCCGAATGCGGACGCGCTCGAGCGGCGGGCGGGGGAGATGCACGCCCTGAGGTAG
- a CDS encoding DUF4037 domain-containing protein, giving the protein MRGMELAKRYFGTFGPVLVSGLPYSVESRLAFGLVGPGSECLGFDDDISRDHDFGPGFCVWVPADLWDTYGSELARRYATLPGEFLGERRKESELAGQRVGVFCTESFYRTYTGLGRVPQGVAEWLRIPEQLLAIVCGGEVFRDPSGQFTRVREAYQGFYPELVVRKKLAADMAVMAQSGQYNLGRCLVRRDLVAADVARGEFLCATMAALHLLSRTYMPFYKWSFRSLRESAHVPAPVCDVVRRIAEAPVAKVSCEDVELLCSVVLRAALALGWAASESDFLLDAATSMWRGIPNEYLRSRPLNEGAFSHGM; this is encoded by the coding sequence ATGAGGGGCATGGAGCTGGCCAAGAGGTACTTCGGGACGTTCGGCCCCGTGCTCGTGTCCGGGCTTCCGTACTCCGTCGAGTCGCGCCTCGCCTTTGGTCTCGTCGGGCCGGGCTCGGAGTGCCTGGGCTTCGACGACGACATCTCGCGCGACCACGACTTCGGTCCCGGGTTCTGCGTGTGGGTCCCAGCCGACCTGTGGGATACATACGGCAGCGAGCTCGCGCGCAGGTACGCGACGTTGCCGGGCGAGTTTCTGGGCGAGAGGCGCAAGGAGAGCGAGCTCGCGGGCCAGCGCGTGGGCGTGTTCTGCACGGAGTCGTTCTACCGCACGTACACGGGGCTCGGGCGCGTCCCGCAGGGCGTGGCCGAGTGGCTGCGAATTCCCGAGCAGCTGCTTGCCATCGTGTGCGGCGGCGAGGTCTTTCGGGACCCAAGCGGCCAGTTCACACGTGTGCGCGAGGCGTACCAGGGCTTCTACCCCGAGCTCGTCGTGCGCAAGAAGCTGGCTGCGGACATGGCGGTCATGGCGCAGTCTGGCCAGTACAACCTGGGTCGCTGCCTCGTGCGGCGCGACCTCGTCGCGGCGGACGTGGCGCGCGGGGAGTTCCTGTGCGCCACCATGGCAGCGCTGCACCTGCTTTCGCGCACGTACATGCCGTTCTACAAGTGGTCGTTCAGGTCGCTTCGCGAGAGCGCGCACGTGCCGGCGCCCGTCTGCGACGTGGTGCGCAGGATCGCGGAGGCCCCCGTCGCAAAGGTTTCTTGTGAAGACGTGGAACTACTGTGCTCGGTCGTTCTGCGTGCCGCTCTTGCGCTAGGCTGGGCTGCTTCGGAGTCGGACTTCCTTCTGGACGCGGCCACGTCCATGTGGAGGGGGATTCCGAACGAGTATCTCCGCAGCCGTCCGTTGAACGAGGGGGCGTTTTCCCATGGCATGTAG
- a CDS encoding DUF4125 family protein: MACSRCGCAACAGTGDARRPSYGRRLERRGDVKRFFSLSAVQGIAAERGVRGDLLEELERVVALEWEQFDAVLGLHGRAGCQDDLRRFSAYRCAQYLAFPHGLIPRVLAELEQAELSGRNLVEEKYARMMAATDSSEFNRTWANALPLTSPVKRGALRQLRKLLAPVLAQAARELPQAHRHARPDVSSAGTVSALDYFLAELEGYSLSTIFYLRDELARPGTGANPIESSYVLAARLLEATEVGA, translated from the coding sequence ATGGCATGTAGCAGGTGCGGGTGCGCCGCGTGCGCCGGAACCGGTGACGCGAGGAGACCGTCGTACGGCCGCAGGCTCGAGCGCCGCGGCGACGTGAAGAGGTTCTTCTCTCTTTCGGCCGTGCAGGGCATCGCGGCGGAGCGCGGCGTAAGGGGAGACCTGCTCGAGGAGCTCGAGCGTGTCGTCGCCTTGGAGTGGGAGCAGTTCGACGCCGTCCTTGGCTTACATGGCCGAGCGGGCTGCCAGGATGACCTCAGGCGCTTCTCGGCGTATCGCTGCGCACAGTACCTCGCGTTTCCCCACGGGCTCATACCGCGGGTGCTCGCGGAGCTCGAGCAGGCGGAGCTCAGCGGCAGGAACCTGGTGGAGGAGAAGTACGCGCGCATGATGGCCGCGACCGATTCCTCTGAGTTCAACAGGACGTGGGCGAACGCCTTGCCCTTGACATCACCCGTGAAGAGGGGCGCCCTCCGCCAGCTGCGCAAGCTGCTGGCGCCTGTGCTTGCGCAGGCGGCGCGCGAGCTTCCCCAGGCACACCGCCATGCGCGTCCGGACGTGTCGTCGGCCGGCACGGTCTCGGCGCTGGACTACTTTCTGGCGGAGCTCGAGGGCTACTCGCTTTCGACGATCTTCTACCTTCGTGACGAGCTTGCGCGTCCGGGGACCGGGGCGAACCCGATTGAGTCGAGTTACGTTCTGGCCGCGAGGCTTCTTGAGGCAACGGAGGTTGGTGCATGA
- a CDS encoding MerR family transcriptional regulator, protein MNASERARRCGLYQIGEVSKIGGISQRTLRHYDELGLMQPDLVGDNGYRYYSLQTMLKIPVINYLKMMGLSLEEIASMMQHSSLGQARKFLSKHLAECDEQARLLAEKREAIVEWSELVEEANMVLRVRPKNVNVKYLPRQELLGLQTRFSGSFAESIVSLEFASYVQDIDNAIAGPVILRFPSVEDAVAAAADGSECDVWLLQKPIRPINPNDAFVCPEGMYLSTYHVGAFEELGEAYSRLTEFANDNGYKVAGPAIERFVSDYWTTYNSDLFVAEVLLLTETE, encoded by the coding sequence ATGAACGCAAGCGAGCGCGCACGCAGGTGCGGACTGTACCAGATAGGCGAGGTCAGCAAGATCGGGGGCATATCGCAGCGCACGCTGCGTCACTACGACGAGCTGGGACTCATGCAGCCCGACCTGGTGGGAGACAACGGCTACCGCTATTACAGCCTGCAGACCATGCTGAAGATCCCCGTCATCAACTACCTCAAGATGATGGGACTCTCCCTGGAGGAGATTGCCTCCATGATGCAGCACTCCAGCCTTGGGCAGGCGCGCAAGTTCCTGTCCAAGCACCTTGCGGAGTGTGACGAGCAGGCGCGGCTCCTGGCCGAGAAGCGCGAGGCCATCGTGGAGTGGAGCGAGCTCGTGGAGGAGGCGAACATGGTGCTGCGCGTGAGGCCCAAGAACGTGAACGTGAAGTACCTGCCGCGTCAGGAGCTCCTGGGCCTCCAGACCAGGTTCTCGGGCAGCTTCGCGGAGTCTATCGTGAGCCTGGAGTTCGCATCGTACGTACAGGACATCGACAACGCGATTGCCGGACCCGTCATCTTGCGCTTCCCCTCGGTGGAAGATGCCGTCGCCGCGGCGGCGGACGGCTCGGAGTGCGACGTGTGGCTGCTGCAGAAGCCCATCAGGCCCATCAATCCCAATGACGCGTTCGTTTGCCCCGAGGGCATGTACCTCTCCACGTACCACGTGGGTGCGTTCGAGGAGTTGGGAGAGGCGTACAGCCGCCTGACTGAATTCGCGAACGACAACGGTTACAAGGTCGCGGGTCCGGCGATAGAGCGCTTCGTCTCGGATTACTGGACCACGTACAACTCGGACCTCTTTGTCGCGGAGGTCCTCCTGTTAACGGAAACGGAGTAA
- a CDS encoding 1-propanol dehydrogenase PduQ has product MNQFSLKAKLFFGPQAVEHLSSLACTNVLVVTDGFLQESGMVSKMTQYLPSGAHVSVYSNVRPDPSQELVDAGVEMIFGVKPDVVIAFGGGSCIDATKAILYFAGQKGLAHPYFLAIPTTAGTGSEVTNFAVITRGDTKVALIDDALAPDGALLDASFTRSVPPKITADTGMDVLTHALEAYVSNQATTFTDALAVKALRVVFEDLPVVFHDGDAMRARGRMAEASCVAGIAFTNAGLGINHSLAHALGGRFHVAHGRLNAILLPYVMRFHMADSKYREPYERCARELGMADAEDLLRHVIDLRAELGVEDRLADLGSIDASAFEEHVGDMAEAALGDRCTPTNPRPVSRQDLVNLYRDAYNG; this is encoded by the coding sequence ATGAACCAGTTCTCTCTCAAGGCAAAGCTGTTCTTCGGCCCGCAGGCGGTGGAGCACCTTTCTTCCCTTGCGTGTACTAACGTTCTCGTTGTGACGGACGGCTTTCTGCAGGAGTCCGGCATGGTCAGCAAGATGACACAGTATCTGCCGTCCGGTGCGCACGTGAGCGTGTATTCCAACGTGCGTCCCGATCCCAGCCAGGAGCTGGTGGACGCCGGCGTCGAGATGATCTTCGGTGTCAAGCCCGACGTGGTCATCGCGTTCGGAGGCGGCTCCTGCATCGACGCGACGAAGGCCATCCTGTACTTTGCGGGACAGAAGGGCCTCGCCCACCCGTACTTCCTGGCCATTCCGACGACGGCCGGCACCGGCTCCGAGGTCACGAACTTCGCGGTCATTACGCGCGGCGACACGAAGGTCGCCCTCATCGACGACGCGCTCGCGCCGGACGGGGCGCTCCTGGATGCCAGCTTCACGCGCTCCGTCCCACCCAAGATCACGGCCGACACCGGCATGGACGTCCTGACGCACGCCCTCGAGGCCTACGTGAGCAACCAGGCGACCACCTTCACGGACGCGCTTGCCGTCAAGGCGCTGCGCGTCGTGTTCGAGGACCTTCCCGTCGTCTTCCACGATGGCGACGCCATGCGCGCACGCGGCCGCATGGCCGAGGCCTCATGCGTGGCGGGTATCGCGTTCACCAACGCCGGGCTCGGCATCAACCACAGCCTGGCGCACGCCCTTGGTGGTCGCTTCCACGTTGCCCATGGCAGGCTGAACGCCATTCTGCTGCCGTACGTGATGCGCTTCCACATGGCTGACTCAAAGTATCGCGAGCCGTACGAGCGCTGCGCCCGCGAGCTTGGCATGGCGGACGCGGAGGACCTGCTGCGCCACGTGATTGACCTGCGAGCCGAGCTGGGGGTCGAGGATCGTCTGGCAGACCTTGGCAGCATCGACGCCAGCGCGTTCGAGGAGCACGTGGGCGACATGGCCGAGGCCGCGCTTGGCGACCGCTGCACCCCGACGAATCCCCGTCCCGTCTCGCGGCAGGACCTCGTCAACCTCTATCGCGATGCCTACAACGGCTAG
- a CDS encoding BMC domain-containing protein, whose product MEQDQIRVVQETVSGKEITLAHVIGGPEPIIYTKLGLNPSVDYGSSALGIMNITPPESAVIASDIAIKSADVYLGFADRFTGTMIISGEIADVTTAIKEVVEFFHDTLGYVTCKVTKR is encoded by the coding sequence ATGGAACAGGACCAGATTCGCGTCGTTCAGGAGACCGTCTCGGGCAAGGAGATCACCCTCGCCCACGTCATAGGCGGACCCGAGCCCATCATCTATACGAAGCTTGGTCTGAACCCGTCCGTGGACTACGGTTCCAGCGCACTTGGCATCATGAACATCACGCCGCCGGAGTCCGCGGTCATCGCGTCGGACATCGCCATCAAGAGCGCGGATGTCTACCTGGGGTTCGCGGACCGCTTCACCGGCACCATGATCATCAGCGGGGAAATCGCGGATGTCACGACGGCCATCAAGGAGGTCGTCGAGTTCTTCCACGACACGCTGGGATACGTTACCTGCAAGGTTACGAAGCGCTAG
- a CDS encoding BMC domain-containing protein — protein MARQRVTRQQFFDEVFHGSVPRDENGEIRITRVRVPGREVDLAHVMGTSARRTCETLGLDIGTHEGEDHTGEALGFMRFTPWEAVVVAADIAVKHGSVELGFMDRFNGSLILCGQIAEIESAEQEILDYFDHELDFHVCKMTRR, from the coding sequence ATGGCAAGGCAGAGGGTCACGAGGCAGCAGTTCTTCGACGAGGTGTTCCACGGCAGTGTGCCGCGAGACGAGAACGGCGAAATCCGCATCACGCGCGTGCGCGTTCCCGGACGCGAGGTGGACCTCGCGCACGTGATGGGGACGTCCGCGCGCCGCACGTGCGAGACGCTTGGTTTGGACATCGGCACGCATGAGGGCGAAGACCACACTGGCGAGGCATTGGGCTTCATGCGCTTCACGCCGTGGGAGGCCGTCGTGGTGGCGGCGGACATCGCCGTGAAGCACGGGTCGGTCGAGCTGGGATTCATGGACCGGTTCAACGGATCGCTCATACTGTGCGGGCAGATAGCCGAGATAGAGAGCGCGGAGCAAGAGATTCTGGATTACTTCGACCACGAGCTCGACTTTCATGTGTGCAAGATGACTCGCAGGTAG
- a CDS encoding EutP/PduV family microcompartment system protein has translation MKRLFLMGRSEAGKTSLTQALRGEKLHYHKTQYTYADGDTIDTPGEYSESKQVGVGLACFSFESDVVAILIAANEPFTVFAPNCNAFLNRPLIGIITKINEPNANVPMVRQWLEECRCERIFLVDNATGEGIPELRAYLEEDIPSISLEEAKARQRRGLTDWESASRPTFATGA, from the coding sequence ATGAAGCGACTGTTTCTGATGGGCAGGAGCGAGGCGGGCAAGACCTCGCTCACACAGGCCCTGCGCGGCGAGAAGCTGCACTATCACAAGACGCAGTACACCTACGCCGACGGTGACACCATCGACACGCCGGGCGAGTACTCCGAGTCGAAGCAGGTGGGCGTCGGGCTCGCGTGCTTCTCGTTCGAGTCGGACGTCGTGGCGATTCTCATCGCGGCGAATGAGCCGTTCACGGTGTTCGCGCCCAACTGCAACGCGTTTCTTAACCGACCGCTCATCGGCATCATCACCAAGATCAACGAGCCGAACGCGAACGTTCCCATGGTGCGCCAGTGGTTGGAGGAGTGCCGCTGCGAGCGCATCTTCCTGGTGGACAACGCGACGGGGGAGGGCATCCCGGAGCTGCGGGCCTACCTCGAAGAGGACATCCCCTCCATCTCGCTCGAGGAGGCGAAGGCCCGCCAGCGCCGTGGCCTTACGGACTGGGAGAGCGCCTCGCGCCCGACCTTCGCTACGGGCGCCTGA
- a CDS encoding ammonium transporter yields the protein MSAADTGFMLICAALVLFMTPGLAFFYGGLGRRKNVVNNILASVCTIGLETVLWVVVGFSLAFGQDHGGIIGGLEYVMMNGVGAAKAGPYAPSIPFLAYALFQMMFAIITPALVTGAVAGRMRFKSLVLFVLFWTFVVYYPVAHMVWGQGGALAAIGSVDFAGGNVVHISSGVSGLVLCIVLGRRIGYKNVNYRVHNVPLVAIGATMLLLGWFGFNAGSALAANGLAVHAFATTALSCAAAELSWMMMDVILSKKPTLVGACTGLVIGLVAITPGCGFVALWAAIPIGFVGSVICYLTCSRMKLRFGYDDALDAFGCHGIGGIWGGVATGLFASKAVNPALRWDGLLYGSASLFGAQLLSIVVTIAWAIAGTFVCVAIVRACCGGRLRVSEHEERVGLDVSEHGERAYPSFAGLDD from the coding sequence ATGAGTGCCGCAGACACTGGGTTCATGCTCATTTGCGCTGCTCTGGTGCTGTTTATGACACCTGGGCTCGCGTTCTTCTATGGGGGCCTTGGCAGGCGCAAGAACGTGGTCAACAACATCCTCGCGTCCGTGTGCACCATTGGGCTTGAGACCGTGCTGTGGGTCGTCGTGGGCTTCTCGCTCGCGTTCGGGCAGGACCATGGAGGCATCATCGGCGGTCTCGAGTACGTGATGATGAACGGCGTCGGTGCCGCGAAAGCGGGACCGTATGCACCCAGCATCCCGTTTCTTGCATATGCCCTGTTCCAGATGATGTTCGCCATCATCACCCCGGCGCTCGTCACGGGTGCCGTCGCCGGGCGCATGCGCTTCAAGTCGCTCGTACTGTTCGTGCTGTTCTGGACGTTCGTGGTGTACTATCCCGTCGCCCACATGGTATGGGGTCAGGGCGGTGCGCTCGCGGCGATCGGCTCTGTCGACTTTGCGGGAGGCAACGTGGTCCACATTAGCTCCGGCGTATCCGGCCTGGTGCTCTGCATTGTCCTGGGTAGGCGCATCGGGTATAAGAATGTGAACTACAGAGTCCATAACGTGCCGCTGGTGGCAATCGGAGCGACCATGCTCCTGCTTGGTTGGTTCGGCTTCAATGCCGGCAGCGCGCTCGCGGCAAACGGGCTCGCGGTGCACGCATTCGCCACGACGGCCCTCTCGTGCGCCGCCGCGGAGCTCTCGTGGATGATGATGGATGTCATTCTCTCCAAGAAGCCCACCCTCGTGGGGGCCTGCACAGGGCTCGTAATCGGGCTCGTTGCCATCACGCCCGGCTGCGGCTTCGTCGCGCTGTGGGCGGCGATTCCCATCGGGTTCGTGGGCAGCGTCATCTGCTATCTCACATGCTCGCGCATGAAGCTGCGCTTCGGCTACGACGATGCGCTCGACGCGTTTGGCTGTCACGGCATCGGCGGCATCTGGGGAGGCGTCGCGACCGGCCTCTTCGCGAGCAAGGCGGTCAATCCGGCGCTGCGCTGGGACGGCTTGCTGTACGGAAGCGCAAGCCTCTTCGGCGCGCAGCTGCTCTCCATCGTCGTCACCATTGCCTGGGCCATCGCCGGTACGTTCGTCTGCGTCGCCATCGTGCGCGCATGCTGCGGCGGACGCCTGCGCGTGAGCGAGCACGAGGAGCGCGTCGGCCTCGACGTGTCGGAGCACGGCGAGCGCGCCTACCCCTCGTTCGCGGGTCTTGACGACTAG
- a CDS encoding P-II family nitrogen regulator encodes MIKVEAIVREERLEDVKEALREIDVRGITVSQVMGCGTQLGYTHVVRGSKVSMNMLPKVKFEIVVSNEDWAQRATNAIVKAARTGEPGDGKVFWYPVARAVRIRTGERDMEAITPAPSQAEGEL; translated from the coding sequence ATGATCAAGGTTGAGGCGATAGTAAGGGAAGAGCGACTCGAGGACGTGAAAGAGGCCCTGCGAGAGATCGACGTGCGCGGAATCACTGTCAGCCAGGTCATGGGCTGTGGTACGCAGCTCGGCTACACGCATGTTGTCCGTGGCAGCAAGGTCTCGATGAACATGTTGCCCAAGGTGAAGTTCGAGATAGTGGTCTCCAACGAGGACTGGGCACAGCGAGCGACGAACGCCATCGTGAAGGCGGCGCGGACGGGCGAGCCCGGAGACGGCAAGGTGTTCTGGTACCCCGTGGCCCGTGCCGTCAGGATACGCACGGGCGAGAGGGACATGGAGGCCATCACCCCCGCACCTTCGCAGGCGGAGGGGGAGCTGTAA